The Breoghania sp. L-A4 sequence AAGCGTCCTTGCCGCGGGTCGGTGATGTTGCGCACCCGTGATCCCTGTGCTATGCGAAGCCCGACATTCGGGATGCAGTTGCGGCTTGAACTGGCTGCGTCCATAAATATCCAATAATTCCAAGGTCTTATTTGGTGAGTATTTCACACGATAAGGCCTTGGTGCGCGTCTTGAGAGAGCACGAACCCGGTGACAGACAACGTATCCCAAGTCTCAGGTGTCGCGACCCGATACGCCTCTGCGCTTTTCGACCTCGCCCGCGAGGAAAAGGCGGTCGAGGCGACGGAGGCCGACATCTCTCGTCTTGAGGCGATGCTGAACGAAAGCTCGGATCTGATGCGCCTCGTGCGCAGCCCTGTTTTCGGCACCGATGATCAGGTTGGCGCGATGAAGGCCGTGCTCGGGAAAGCCGGTATCGGCGGTCTCGTTGCCAACTTTGTCTTCCTGGTGGCGGACAATCGCCGTCTGTTCGCGCTTCCCTCGATGCTCGCAAGCTTTCATGCGCTCGCCGCCGCCGATCGCGGCGAAGTGACTGCCGATGTCGTGTCGGCACAGCCCTTGTCCGATGCCAATCTGGCCGCCCTGAAAAAGGCGCTCAAGGCATCCACCGGCAAGGACGTGAAAATCAATCCGACCGTCGATCCTGCGTTGATCGGTGGTCTCGTCGTCAAGGTCGGCAGCCGTATGATCGATACGTCGCTGCGGACCAAGCTCAATTCTCTCAATCACTCGATGAAAGAGGTCGGCTGATGGATATTCGGGCCGCGGAAATCTCCGCCATCCTCAAGGACCAGATCAAGAATTTCGGCAAGGAAGCCGAAGTTTCCGAGGTAGGTCAGGTGCTCTCCGTCGGTGACGGTATTGCGCGCGTTTACGGACTGGACAATGTCCAGGCCGGTGAAATGGTCGAATTCCCTGGCGGCGTCCAGGGCATGGCGCTGAACCTCGAGACCGACAACGTCGGTGTCGTGCTGTTCGGTGACGATCGGGGCATCAAGGAAGGCGACACGGTCAAGCGGACCGGCGCCATCGTGGACGTTCCCGTCGGCAGGGGTCTTCTGGGCCGCGTCGTTGACGGCCTCGGCAACCCGATCGACGGCAAGGGCCCGATCGAGTCGTCCGAACGCCGTCGCGTGGACGTCAAGGCGCCGGGCATTCTGCCGCGCAAGTCGGTTCATGAGCCGATGTCGACCGGCCTGAAGGCCATCGATGCGCTGATCCCGATCGGCCGTGGACAGCGCGAGCTGATCATCGGCGATCGCCAGACCGGCAAGACCGCCGTCATCCTGGACACGTTCCTCAACCAGAAAGCGCTGCACGCCGGCGACGACGAAGATGCCAAGCTCTATTGCATCTATGTCGCCATCGGCCAGAAGCGCTCCACGGTTGCGCAGTTCGTGAAGGCCCTGGAAGAAGCCGGCGCGCTCGAGTATTCGATCATCGTCGCCGCCACGGCTTCCGATCCGGCCCCGATGCAGTACCTGGCGCCGTTCACCGGCTGCGCCATGGGCGAATTCTTCCGCGACAACTCGGCTCACGCCGTGATCGCGTATGACGATCTCTCCAAGCAGGCCGTGGCCTATCGCCAGATGTCCCTGCTGCTGCGCCGCCCGCCGGGCCGCGAAGCCTATCCGGGCGACGTCTTCTATCTGCACTCGCGCCTTCTGGAGCGTTCGGCCAAGCTTAACGATTCGCTGGGCGCTGGCTCGCTGACGGCTCTGCCGGTCATCGAGACGCAAGCCAACGACGTCTCCGCCTACATCCCGACCAACGTGATCTCGATCACCGACGGCCAGATCTTCCTGGAGACGGATCTGTTCTTCCAGGGCATCCGGCCGGCGGTGAACGTCGGTCTGTCGGTGTCGCGTGTGGGCTCGTCGGCTCAGATCAAGGCGATGAAGCAGGTTGCCGGCCCGATCAAGGGCGAACTGGCCCAGTACCGCGAAATGGCGGCCTTTGCCCAGTTCGGCTCCGACCTCGACGCCACGACCCAGCGTCTGCTGAACCGCGGTGCGCGACTGACCGAGCTGCTCAAGCAGCCGCAGTTCTCGCCGCTGAAGACCGAAGAGCAGGTTGCCGTCATTTATGCCGGCGTGAACGGTTACCTCGACACCATCCCCGTCAACAAGGTGGGTGATTTCGAGCAGGGACTGCTTCTCAACCTGCGTGGCGAACACGCTGATCTCCTGGCTGAAATCTGGGAGAAGAAAGCGTTGAACGATGACCTCACGGGCCGGCTCAAGGCCGCCGTCGAGGCATTCGCCAAGACCTTTGCTGCGTGACGTTTCGCGTAGCTGACCGGAACCGGGAACGGGAGCGGCCATGCCGAGCCTGAAGGACTTACGAAATCGCATCGCCTCCGTGAAGGCGACGCAAAAGATCACCAAAGCCATGCAAATGGTGGCGGCAGCGAAACTGCGCCGTGCGCAGGAAGCCGCCGTCGCCGCCCGGCCCTATGCCGAGCGCATGGATGCGGTGCTCGCCAATCTCGCCGGGGCTTTTGATGGCCGCGACGACGCCCACAAGCTGATGGTCGGAACAGGCAACGACCAGGTTCACCTGCTCGTTGTCTGTACCGCCGAACGCGGGCTGTGCGGTGGCTTCAACTCGTCGATCGCCAAGCTGGCGCGCGAACATGCGCGCAAGCTTCTCGCTCAGGGCAAAGAGGTCAAGATCCTCTGCGTCGGCAAGAAGGGCTTCGACGCGCTGAAACGCGATATGGGCAAATACGTGATCGATACGGTCGATCTTCGCAGTGTCAAGAATCTGCGCTTTGGCGACGCGGACGCGATCGGCAAGCGTGTTCTGGCGATGTTCGACGAAGGCGCCTTCGACGTCTGCACTCTGTTCTACGCGCGCTTCCAGTCGGTGATCAGCCAGGTCCCGACGGTCCAGCAGATCGTTCCGGCCGATATCGCGGCCGGTCCGGGAGCTGCCGACCTGGATGGCGCGATCTATGACTATGAACCGGAAGAAGGCGAGATCCTGAACGATCTGCTGCCCCGCAACATTTCGGTTCAGATCTTCAGGGCGCTCCTTGAAAACGCCGCTTCGGAGCAGGGCGCGCGCATGTCCGCGATGGACAATGCGACACGCAATGCCGGTGAGATGATCGACAAGCTGACGATGAGCTACAATCGCCAGCGTCAGGCTCAGATCACCAAGGAGCTGATCGAAATTATCTCGGGCGCGGAAGCGCTCTGACGGATTTGAGACGAGGAACAGTGTGATGGCTGACATCAAGGTCGGACGGGTCACCCAGGTCATCGGCGCCGTCGTCGACGTCCAGTTCGATGGTGACCTGCCGCAGATTCTGAATGCGCTCGAGACCGAGAATCAGGGCAACCGCCTTGTTCTCGAAGTGGCGCAGCATTTGGGCGAGAACACCGTGCGCACGATCGCCATGGACTCCACCGAAGGCCTCGTTCGCGGGCAGGAAGTGAAGGACACGGGCGAATCGATCATGATCCCGGTGGGCGCAGGAACGCTCGGCCGCATCATGAACGTCATCGGCGAGCCGGTCGACGAAGCAGGCCCCATCGAGGCTGAAGGCCGCCGCGGCATTCACCAGCCCGCGCCAGCCTACGTCGAGCAGTCGACGGAATCGGAAATCCTGGTCACCGGCATCAAGGTCGTCGACCTGCTGGCGCCCTACGCCAAGGGCGGCAAGATCGGCCTGTTCGGCGGCGCCGGCGTTGGCAAGACCGTGCTGATCATGGAACTGATCAACAACATCGCCAAGGCGCATGGCGGCTATTCCGTTTTCGCCGGCGTGGGTGAGCGCACCCGTGAGGGCAACGACCTCTACTGGGAAATGATCGAGTCCGGCGTGAACAAGGAAGGCGGCGGCGAAGGCTCCAAGGCCGCTCTCGTCTACGGCCAGATGAACGAGCCCCCGGCGCCCGCGCGCGCGTTGCCCTGTCCGGCCTCACCGTCGCCGAGCATTTCCGCGACCAGGGCCAGGACGTGCTGTTCTTCGTCGACAACATCTTCCGCTTTACCCAGGCCGGTTCCGAAGTGTCGGCTCTGCTGGGCCGCATCCCGTCCGCCGTGGGTTACCAGCCGACGCTGGCCACCGACATGGGCACGATGCAGGAGCGCATCACGACCACCAACAAGGGATCGATCACCTCGGTGCAGGCCGTTTACGTGCCCGCCGATGACTTGACCGATCCGGCTCCGGCATCGACATTCGCCCATCTGGACGCAACGACGGTTCTCAACCGCTCGATCGCCGAGAAGGGCATCTACCCGGCCGTGGATCCGCTTGACTCGACCTCGCGCATGCTCGACGCCCGCATCATCGGCGATGAGCATTACGGCGTTGCCCGCCGCGTCCAGGAAGTGCTGCAGCGCTACAAGGCGCTTCAGGACATCATCGCGATCCTTGGCATGGACGAGCTTTCGGAAGAAGACAAGATCGCGGTCGCGCGCGCCCGCAAGATCGAGCGTTTCCTGTCGCAGCCGTTCTTCGTGGCTGAGGTGTTCACCGGTTCGCCGGGCAAGCTGGTTGATCTCGCCGATACCATCAAGGGCTTTAAGGGCCTTTGCGATGGCGACTACGATCATCTGCCGGAAGCGGCCTTCTACATGGTCGGTTCCATCGAGGAAGCGGTCGAGAAGGCCCAGCGTCTGGCTGCCGAAGCCGCCTGATCCGAATGTTGCCGAGGCGCGCGCCCGCAAGGTGTGCGCCTTGGTCGCCGGCCATGCGTCGGCCAATCCTGACAGAAGGCGCGCAGGGCTGATGCCCGTGCCGCGCCGCATGCGAAGCAACGAGGCCGATCATGGCGGAAGCCTTTCAGTTCGAACTTGTCTCTCCGGAGCGCCTTCTGATCTCAGAGGCGGTCGAAGAGGTCGTCGTTCCCGGCTCCGACGGTGATTTCGGCGTGCTGGCGCATCACGCGCCGCTTATGTCGACGATCCGTCCGGGATTCATCGAGGTAAAGCACACGGACGGATCCGCGTCGAAGATCTTCGTGCAGGGCGGCTTTGCCGACACCGGCCCGAATGGCCTGACGATCCTGGCCGAGCGTGCCGTTCCAGCGGAAGATCTCAAGGCCGACGTGATCGCAGCCGAGATCAAGGACGCAGAGGAAGACCTGGCGGACGCCTCCGACGATGCGGCGCGCACGGCTGCGCAGCACAAGATCGGCCAGCTCAAGGAAGTCCAGGCGGCGCTCGCGACGCTCTGAACGGCCCCGGCCTGAATACGGACATCGAAAAAAACCCGGCGGAATTTCCGCCGGGTTTTTTCGTACTCAATCGCTCTGAAAGCGGACGGCGTCAGGCGGCGATGCGCTTGAAGCCGGTGTTGCCGCCGCGCGAGCGCCGGCGCTCGTCCGGAGCGATGTAGACAAGCGCGTGATGCTCCTGGCAATAGGAAACACCGGCCTCGACGCGGTTCTGGCACGGGAAGACATAGCTGTCCGCGCTGCTGCCGCTGCCTTCAACCCATTTGCATTGTCCGCTGCGCGGAAGATTCGTCATATTCGTCGGCGTCGTTTTCATCGTTCGGTCCTGATCATGTCCGAACGCGCGACGGCAGCCGGAGCCGCACCGCGCATTCGCAAGGGTCTTGACTGTGCGACCATCAATCAGCGCCGCGACCGTTTCATTTCATGCATCCGGCGATTGCCCTGGCGCCGTTCACGTGGGACGCCGGCGCGACAGTCCGGGTGCAGGAAATAAAACGATCTCAAGGAACCCGGCGCTCCACCATCCGGCTGACCGGAGGGAGAACCGATGGGGCTCTGGGCGGCGGATCATGAACGCAGGCGCGAAGTAGTAGCCTGCGATAGTCTGCACCGTACAGATAACCAGCCGCAAGGCCGCATGCAATGGGTGCGACATCATAGCCGCCATGCGTGCCGTGCACTGGTTAATACTGGATGCGCCGGCTGCCCCAATCCGGCGCAGACTCGTCCTTCTGCAGCCGGAGGTTGGAAACGACCCGCCTGTTCTGTGCCTTGCACTCGATATCCGCGCAGTTGCGCACCAGACGCTCGCGGCCGTAGCCCTTCGCCCAAAGGCGACTCTGCGGCACGCCTTGGGAGATCAGATAGCTCATCACGGCTTCGGCGCGCCGTTGCGAGATCTCGCGGTTGGCATCCTCGTTGCCGGGATCGTCGGCATGGCCCTGCAGCTTGACGAACCAGCGCGGGTGACCCTGCAGCCAGCGCGCCTGCGCGTCGAGCGTGCGTTTCGCGGTGTCGTCAAGCTCCGCCGACTTCTCGGTGAAATAGGTGCGCCGGCCCACGTGCAGGATGAAATCCTGCTCGCTGCCGGAAGCCACCTTCTCGAATCCCTGCGCCGGCGCGTTGGTCACGTCGGGGATCACCGCGATGCTGTCCACGCTGGCGCAGCCCGCGATAAGAAACAGGACGACCAGCGCCACAGACGCGGTGCAGGCACGTGCGGCGCCTGTCCGCCTGGAGTGTCGGCTCGGCTTCATTCGGTTCCCCCGGAAAGCGGTGCGGTGCCCAGGCTCAGCCGGCGCTGACATTGGCGGTGGAGCCGCCCAGATGCTCGAGCACCAGAACGCGCGTGCCGATCGGGCAGCGCTGGTACAGATCGACAACGTCCTCGGGGAACATGCGGATGCAGCCCGACGAGACATCGTTACCGATGCTCCAGGGTTCCAGCGTGCCGTGCAGCCGGTATCCCAGGTCGCGTCCGTCCCGGTAGAGATACAACGCGCGCGGTCCCAGCGGATTTTCGGGCGAACCGCCTTCAACAAGCTTGGGCAGGTCAGGGCTGCGTTCCAGCATTTCCGGCGGCGGCACCCAGCGCGGCCACAGGGCCTTGCGGTCGATGCGGGCGTGTCCGAACCACTGGAAACCTTCGCGTCCGACGCCAACCCCATAACGCAGCGCGGTGTTGTTTTCCCAGATCCAGTAGAGGAAATGATTGCGGGTATCGACGACCACCGTTCCCGGCGGTTCCGGCGAGAAATATTTCACCATCTGCCGCCGCCACTGCGGCTTGATCACCTTGAAATTCGTCAGCCGGTAGATAAATCCCGCGTCATCCGCTGCTCCGGCGAACCATTTGGATGCGGTGTTCGCCAATGCGGATTGCGACAATGCTGCGCCGGCGAGCAAGGCGCCGCCTGCCTCCAGAATCTTTCTGCGCGTCAGCAACATGATGCCCTCCCTGCATGCGCGCGGGCGCAAACGGGCTTGGCGAGACAGCACCACCCCCCGCCTGCGTGCGAGACCCCGCTATTACGCGGCAACAGCACGGCAACGTCAAGCGTTTGGGAGAACCCCTCCGGCGGCCTCGAGCGCCTGCGGCGTGTCCAGATCCAGCCGGATCGTGTCGTCGAGTTCGATCTCGACGACGGCTTCAGGATTGTCGCCGATCAGATGCCGCGCGCCGACGTCGCCCTTGATCGCCAGCAGGGCGTCGAAGTAGCGGCGTGACCAGAGCACCGGATTGCCGCGTTTGCCCTTCACCGTGGGCACCACGATGAGTGCGCCTGCGGCCGGGTCGTAGGCGGCAACCAGCCGGTCGATGGTTTGCGGCGTGATGCGCGGCATGTCGGCGAGCAGCACGATCGCCGCGTCGGCGGAGGCGGGCAGGGCCTTGATACCGGTCTTCAGGGACGTCGACAGGCCTTCGCGATAGTCTTCGTTGTGCACGAAGCGTACATCGAGGTCCTCAAGCGCCGCTTCCACCTGATCGCGCATGTGCCCCGTCACCACGGTCACGGGTCCGGCGCGCGATTCGAGCGCCGCGCGCGCGGCGATGCGCACCAGCGGTTCGCCGCCGATGGTCGCCAGAAGCTTGTTGGGCCCGCCCATGCGGGTGGAGCGGCCCGCCGCCAGGACAATGGCCGCAACGTCGGGGCGCGGGGCCGCGGTTGCACGCGGAGCCTCTTCGCGCGGCTGCGGGCGGGAGACGATTTCCATCAGCAATCCTCCGACACCCATGCCGGTCAGATCGGCGGCGCTGACCTCGAGGCCGGCGAGCGTTCTCTGCAGCACCCAGTCAAAGCCGTTTTCACGCGGGCTGCGGGCGCATCCTGGCGCGCCGATGACCGGCGTGCCGTCCAGATCGCCCAGCACCAGCAGATTGCCCGGATCCACCGGCATGCCGAAGTGCGTGACGTGTCCTCCCGCCGCTTCGATGGCCGAGGGCACCACATCGCCGCGATCCACGTTGGCCGACGCCCCGAAGACGATCAGCAGTTCCGCGCCGCCGGCCTTGGCCTCGCGCAGCGCGGCGGCCGTTGCCTCCGCCGTGTGCGGCACGCGCAGGTCCGCCACGATCTCCGCGCCGGCGGGCTTGAGCCGGTCCCGCGTGACGCTCAGCGTCTTGTCGATGGTCTTCGGTTTCAGGCTGGGAAGCGTCGTCGAGATGATGGCGGTCTTCAGCGGACGGTAGGGCGCGACGCGGAGCAGCGATAGCCCGTCCTGCTGTTTGCCGACCGTCTCCAGTGCCCGCTCCACCAGATCCCCCGCGACGCCATAGGGAATGATCTTGACCGTGCCGACCATCCGCCCCGCCTCGACGGCGGCATGCTGCGGCAGGCAGGCGAAGGTGATCGCCGGATCGATGCGGTTGAGCGCGTCGATGGCGGCGCTGTCGACGCAGAGGACGCCGGCTTTGGCGGCAAACAGGTTGGCGCGGCCGGTGAAGGCGCGTTCGACCTCTACGGTATCGCCGCCGATCGCCGCCGCGATGCGCCGCGCGGCCTCGTCCTCGGGCACATCACTCGCCTCCAGCATGGCCACCGTCAGGGACCCGACGGAGGCCGCTTGCAGGCGCGCGATGTGCTCCGCCGTCAGCCGCGTGCCCTTCCTGAGCGCGAGGCCGTCGGTCTTGAAGGAATGGGCGAGAATGCCGTTAAGGCAGTCGCGCAACGGGCGTTCGCCGAACGTCACGCGGCCGCCTCGCGCGCAACGCCCGCCGAGGCGCGGCCGCTCTTGCGCAGGTCCTCGATGATCTGCGCCATGACCGCGACGGCGATTTCGGCCGGGCTGGCGGCGCCGATGTCGAGGCCGATCGGAGCATGGATGCGATCGATCTGCTCGCTCGACAGCCCGTCCTTCAGCCGCTCGACTCGAGTCGCATGCGTCTTGCGGCTGCCGAGCGCACCGACATAGAAGCAATCGGCTTCCAGCGCGCTTTTTAAGGGAAAATCGTCGATCTTGGGATCATGGGTGACGGCGACGAGCGCCGTGTAGCGGTCGAGCGTCACCTCCGCCCCCAGCACTTCGTCCGGCCATTGCGCAAACAGCGGCGTGCCGGGGAAACGTTCGGGTGTGGCAAACGCGGTGCGCGGATCGATGATGGTGACGTCGAAGCCGGCGATCGCGGCGATCGGCGCCAGCGCCTGTGAGATATGCACCGCGCCGATTACCAGGATGCGCGGCGGCGGCACTTCCACGCCAAGGAACAGCCGGTTGTCGGCCGCGTCCTCGATCATGCCGGATTTGCCGGAGCGGAAGCGTCGGTCCAGTTCCTCGTGCAGCGGGTCGTCGGCCCACGGATCGGCCTCGCGCACCAGGCGTTGCGCGCCGGTCGTCACATCGGTGATGAGAATGCAGCCGCGGCGCGCGGCGCGTTCCGCATTGAGCTGTTCGAGAAGCGCAAGCTGCATGGTCAGGCCACCTTCTCGACGTAGACGCGGATGCGCCCGCCGCAGGACAGTCCGACCCGCCATGCGGTCTCGTCGGCGACGCCGAATTCCAGCATTTTCGCCGCGCCGCTTTCGATGACGTCGATGGCCTCGCCGACCACCGCGCCCTCGACGCAGCCGCCGGACACGGAACCTTCGAAATTGCCTTCGCCGTCGATCACCAGATGGCTGCCGGTGGGACGCGGCGCGGAGCCCCAGGTCTCCATCACTGTGGCCAGCGCCACCTCGCGTCCGGCCTTGCGCCAATCCTGCGCCGTCAACAGCACGTCGTGCGTGTCGATTGCTTCGCCCGGGGCCTCGCTCATGCCATCCTCCGCTGCCATGGTATTTCCCTCAGCATATAGGACGAGGGCATGGGCTTGAAAGGGGCGTGCGCTGACGGCCAGGCGGGGAAGGTGCGACCGCAGGGTGCTCCGTGGAACCCGGCGGCCGGTTTGCTCAGATGCTGGCGATGAACAGCGCCTTGGCAGCCTCCAGCGTCAGTTCCACCGGATTGCCACCGGCGCTGGGATCCTCGATGGCCATGGCGGCCATCGCGTCGATCTTGTCGGTGCCGACGCCGATGTCGCCGAGCTTCTTCGGAATGCCCAGCTCCGCGTTGAGCTGTTCCACATAGGCATAGAAGCCGTCAAAGCCGCCTTTTATGTCCAGGTAGGCGGCGGCTCGCTCGATGCGCTGCTCGATCGCGGGGCGGTTGAAGGTCAGCACCGGCGGGATGACGATGGCGTTGGTGGTGCCGTGGTGGGTGTTGTAGAGCGCGCCGATGGGGTGCGAGAGCGCGTGCACGGCGCCAAGACCCTTCTGGAACGCGGTGGCGCCCATGGCGGCGGCCGACATCATCTGCGCCCGGGCCTCGATGTCGGAGCCGTCGGCGAAGGCGCGCGGCAGATAATCCTTCACCAGACGCATGCCTTCCAGGGCGATGCCCTGGCTCATCGGATGATAGAACGGGCTGGAATAGGCTTCCAGGCAATGGGCGAAGGCGTCCATGCCGGTGCCTGCGGTGATTGCCATTGGCATGCCGACGGTCAGTTCCGGATCGCAGATGACGACGGCGGGCAGCAGCTTGGGATGGAAGATGATCTTCTTCACATGGGTGTCGGAGTTGGTCAGCACGCCCGCGCGGCCGACTTCCGAACCCGTGCCGGCGGTCGTTGGCACCGCGACGATGGGCGCGATCGCCGAGGCGTCGGCGCGGGTCCACCAGTCGCCGATGTCCTCGAAGTCCCAGACGGGACGGGTCTGGCCGGCCATGAAGGCGACCAGCTTGCCCAGATCCAGGCCCGAGCCGCCGCCGAAGGCGATGACGCCGTCGTGGCCACCGGCCTTGTAGACGTCGATGCCCGCTGCGAGGTTGATCTCGTTGGGGTTGGGATCGACCTCGGAGAACATCGCCCGGCCGAGACCTTCGGCGTCGAGCAGGTCCAATGCTGCCTGGGTGATCGGCAGCCCCGCCAGCCCCTTGTCGGTGACCAGCAGCGGCTTGCGCATGCCGGCGGCGCGACAGGCTTCGCCCAGTTCCTTGATCCGGCCCGCGCCGAAGCGGATGGCGGTCGGATAGCTCCAGTTGGCGACGAGATTCATCGGTTCAGGCTTTCTTCAGGTGGTAGGATTTCGGGCGGGTCAGGTTCTGGAAGCCGATCACCGACAGCGCGCCGCCGCGCCCGGTGTTCTTGCAGCCGGTCCAGCACAGGGCGGGATCGAGATAATCGGCGCGGTTCATGAACACCGTGCCGGTTTCGAGCCGCGCGCCGATGGCGGACGCGCGGCCGGCGTCTTTGGTCCACAGCGAGGCGGTGAGGCCGAATTCGCAGTCGTTCATCAGTGCGATGGCCTCTTCATCGTTCGACACCTTCATGATGCCGACAACAGGTCCAAAACTCTCGTCGCGCATGACGCGCATGTCGTGGGTGACGCCTGTGAGGATCTGCGGCATCAGGTAAGCGCCGCCGTCGTCTTCAGGAAACAGCACCGGATCGATCATCGGGGTTGCGCCATCGGCGATGGCTTCCGCCGTCTGGGCGCGCACTTCCGCTGCAAAGCGCACATTGGCCATGGGGCCGAGCGTGGTCTCGGGATCGAGCGGGTTGCCGAGCCTGTATTTGGCGACAAGGGCGACGGCCTTTTCCACGAAGGCGTCGTAGAGCGTCTCGTTCACATAGATCCGCTCGATGCCGCAGCAGCACTGGCCGGAATTGAACATGGCGCCATCGACGAGCGTGGCGACGGCCGCGTCCAGATCCGCGTCCTCCATCACGTAGCCCGGGTCCTTGCCGCCGAGTTCCAGCCCCAGGCCGGTGAAGGTGCCCGCCGCCGCGCGCTCGATGGCGCGTCCGCCGCCCACGGAGCCAGTGAAATTGATGAAGTTGAACTGGCGCTCGCCGATCAGCGCCTCGGTGGTCGCATGGTCGAGAAACAGATTGACGAACAGCCCTTCAGGAAGCCCGGCTTCCGAAAAGGCGCGCGCCATGCGCTCGCCCACGAGCAGCGTCTGCGTGGCGTGTTTCAGCACTACGGCGTTGCCGGCGATCAGCGCCGGCGAGACCGTGTTGATCGCCGTCATGTAGGGGTAGTTCCATGGCGCGATGACGAAGACCACGCCATGCGGCTCGCGGATGATGCGGCGCTCGAAGGCATCCGAGTTCTCGATGACGATCGGCGCGAGCGCCTCTTCGGCGATGCTCGCCATATAGGCGGTGCGCTCGTTGACGCCGCCGAATTCGCCGCCGTAGCGGGTCGGGCGGCCCATCATGTGCGCCAGTTCGGGAACGATCTCGTCGTTCATCTCGCCGAGCCGTTTGACGCCGGCCTCCACAAGCGCGATGCGTTCATTAAGCGGCCGCGCCGCCCAGGCCTTTTGCGCGCTGCGGGCTGCCGCGCAGGCAGTGCGGGCCTCGTCCAGGCTGAGCGCGGGGCGCTCCGCGTATACGGAGCCGTCGATGGGGGATATGCACTGGATCATCTTGCTCATGGTCAGGCTCTCTCAAAGCCGCGCGCGACTTCCCAGTCGGTGATGCGGCGGTCGTATTCGGTCTGCTCCCACTTTGCGGCGTGCACATAGTGGTCGATGACATCGTCGCCAAACGCCGCGCGCAACATGCTTGAACCGTTCAGTACGGCTGTGGCGTCGCGCAGCGTCGACGGGATTTCGCGGATGTCCCGGCCGCCGTAGGCGTCGCCGACGAAGGCGGGCTCCAGTTCCCAGTCGTTCTCGATGCCCGCGATGCCGGCGGCGATCAGCGCCGCCATGGCGAGGTAGGGATTGAGGTCGGCGCCGCCGACGCGGCATTCCACGCGCACCGCCTTGCTGCCGGCGCCGCAGACGCGGTAGCCGGCGGTGCGGTTGTCCATCGACCAGATGGCCTTTGTCGGCGCGAAGGTGCCGGCCTGGAATCGCTTGTAGGAATTGATGTAGGGCGCCAGGAAATAGGTGATCTCGCTGGCGTGGCTCAAAAGCCCCGCCATGTATTTGCGCATCAGATCCGACATGCCGTGCTCGGCGGTCTCATCAAAGAACAGCGGCTTTCCGTCGAGCGACCACAGGGACTGGTGGATGTGAGAGGAATTTCCCGCCCGCTCGTAGTGCCATTTGGCGAGGAAACTGACCGCGCGGCCCTTGGCCCAGGCGATCTCCTTGCAGCCGTTCTTGATGATCACGTGGCGGTCGGCCATCGTCAGCGCCTCGGCGTAGCGCACGTTGATTTCCGCCTGGCCGGCCTCCGCCTCGCCCTTGGAGTTCTCCACCGGAATGTCCGCGCCGTTCAATCCGTTGCGGATGGCGCGCATCAGCTCCTCTTCCTTGGTGGTCTGGAAGATGTGGTAGTCCTCGTTGTAGGCGCTGATCGGCGTCAGGCCGCGATGGCCCTTGGCCTCGGCTTCCTCGAAGCTTTCCCGGAACACGAAGAATTCCAGCTCGGTTGCCATGAAGGGCTTCATGCCCATGGCTTCCAGCCGCTTGATCTGCTTCTTCAGGATGGCGCGCGGCGAATGCGGCACTTCCTCGTGGGTGGCGTGGTCGAGCATGTCGCACAGCACCAGCGCCGTGCCTTCCAGCCACGGAATCAGCCGTAACGTGTCGAGGTCCGGCTTCATCGTGTAGTCGCCGTAGCCCGCCTCCCAGCTGGTCGCCTTGTAGCCCTCGACGGTGTTCATCTCCATGTCGGTGGCCAGCAGGTAGTTGCAGCTGTGGGTCTCCTTCCAGGCGCTGTCGACGAAGAACTC is a genomic window containing:
- a CDS encoding aldehyde dehydrogenase family protein, with product MSKMIQCISPIDGSVYAERPALSLDEARTACAAARSAQKAWAARPLNERIALVEAGVKRLGEMNDEIVPELAHMMGRPTRYGGEFGGVNERTAYMASIAEEALAPIVIENSDAFERRIIREPHGVVFVIAPWNYPYMTAINTVSPALIAGNAVVLKHATQTLLVGERMARAFSEAGLPEGLFVNLFLDHATTEALIGERQFNFINFTGSVGGGRAIERAAAGTFTGLGLELGGKDPGYVMEDADLDAAVATLVDGAMFNSGQCCCGIERIYVNETLYDAFVEKAVALVAKYRLGNPLDPETTLGPMANVRFAAEVRAQTAEAIADGATPMIDPVLFPEDDGGAYLMPQILTGVTHDMRVMRDESFGPVVGIMKVSNDEEAIALMNDCEFGLTASLWTKDAGRASAIGARLETGTVFMNRADYLDPALCWTGCKNTGRGGALSVIGFQNLTRPKSYHLKKA
- a CDS encoding iron-containing alcohol dehydrogenase produces the protein MNLVANWSYPTAIRFGAGRIKELGEACRAAGMRKPLLVTDKGLAGLPITQAALDLLDAEGLGRAMFSEVDPNPNEINLAAGIDVYKAGGHDGVIAFGGGSGLDLGKLVAFMAGQTRPVWDFEDIGDWWTRADASAIAPIVAVPTTAGTGSEVGRAGVLTNSDTHVKKIIFHPKLLPAVVICDPELTVGMPMAITAGTGMDAFAHCLEAYSSPFYHPMSQGIALEGMRLVKDYLPRAFADGSDIEARAQMMSAAAMGATAFQKGLGAVHALSHPIGALYNTHHGTTNAIVIPPVLTFNRPAIEQRIERAAAYLDIKGGFDGFYAYVEQLNAELGIPKKLGDIGVGTDKIDAMAAMAIEDPSAGGNPVELTLEAAKALFIASI
- a CDS encoding XdhC family protein; this encodes MQLALLEQLNAERAARRGCILITDVTTGAQRLVREADPWADDPLHEELDRRFRSGKSGMIEDAADNRLFLGVEVPPPRILVIGAVHISQALAPIAAIAGFDVTIIDPRTAFATPERFPGTPLFAQWPDEVLGAEVTLDRYTALVAVTHDPKIDDFPLKSALEADCFYVGALGSRKTHATRVERLKDGLSSEQIDRIHAPIGLDIGAASPAEIAVAVMAQIIEDLRKSGRASAGVAREAAA
- a CDS encoding molybdopterin-binding/glycosyltransferase family 2 protein, encoding MTFGERPLRDCLNGILAHSFKTDGLALRKGTRLTAEHIARLQAASVGSLTVAMLEASDVPEDEAARRIAAAIGGDTVEVERAFTGRANLFAAKAGVLCVDSAAIDALNRIDPAITFACLPQHAAVEAGRMVGTVKIIPYGVAGDLVERALETVGKQQDGLSLLRVAPYRPLKTAIISTTLPSLKPKTIDKTLSVTRDRLKPAGAEIVADLRVPHTAEATAAALREAKAGGAELLIVFGASANVDRGDVVPSAIEAAGGHVTHFGMPVDPGNLLVLGDLDGTPVIGAPGCARSPRENGFDWVLQRTLAGLEVSAADLTGMGVGGLLMEIVSRPQPREEAPRATAAPRPDVAAIVLAAGRSTRMGGPNKLLATIGGEPLVRIAARAALESRAGPVTVVTGHMRDQVEAALEDLDVRFVHNEDYREGLSTSLKTGIKALPASADAAIVLLADMPRITPQTIDRLVAAYDPAAGALIVVPTVKGKRGNPVLWSRRYFDALLAIKGDVGARHLIGDNPEAVVEIELDDTIRLDLDTPQALEAAGGVLPNA
- a CDS encoding XdhC family protein, whose translation is MSEAPGEAIDTHDVLLTAQDWRKAGREVALATVMETWGSAPRPTGSHLVIDGEGNFEGSVSGGCVEGAVVGEAIDVIESGAAKMLEFGVADETAWRVGLSCGGRIRVYVEKVA